Proteins from one Arthrobacter sp. Soc17.1.1.1 genomic window:
- a CDS encoding SDR family NAD(P)-dependent oxidoreductase — protein sequence MPTDAFTTNSPRQPRTVLITGGTSGIGFAAAMGVLRSDGPWHVIVANRDATRAKPAVDQLRAAATAGNTVESLSVDLASLESVSTFATDLVARITAGTLPPFQAVVCNAGVQAGASMTTTEDGYESSFGVNHLAHFFLVEQLRPVLTAPARVVVVASDTHDPAMKAGVPVPAWSTAQELAYGKLGASAAKDGAFVAGQRRYSTSKLANIFYTYELARRLPAGVTANAFNPGLVPGTGLQRSAPAPVRIIAKHILPRMTWLVRRVMTPNVHTAEESGAALASLAIDPSLSDTTGAYFDGRTPINSSEESYDTAKSNDLWNVSEALVQR from the coding sequence ATGCCAACAGATGCTTTCACAACCAACTCCCCCCGCCAGCCTCGAACCGTCCTCATCACCGGCGGCACCAGCGGTATCGGCTTCGCCGCCGCCATGGGCGTGCTGCGATCCGACGGCCCTTGGCACGTCATCGTCGCCAACCGTGACGCGACCCGTGCCAAGCCTGCCGTCGACCAGCTGCGGGCGGCAGCGACGGCTGGAAACACCGTTGAGTCACTTTCCGTGGACCTCGCATCCCTCGAAAGCGTGAGCACGTTCGCAACGGATCTCGTCGCCCGCATCACAGCAGGAACCTTGCCGCCGTTCCAGGCGGTCGTGTGCAACGCCGGAGTGCAGGCAGGCGCATCGATGACAACGACCGAAGACGGGTACGAGTCCTCGTTCGGGGTGAACCATCTCGCGCACTTCTTCCTCGTCGAGCAGCTCCGTCCGGTCTTGACCGCACCGGCTCGTGTCGTCGTCGTCGCCAGCGACACCCACGACCCGGCCATGAAGGCCGGCGTGCCCGTACCCGCATGGAGCACCGCCCAGGAACTGGCATACGGCAAGCTCGGCGCCTCCGCCGCGAAGGACGGGGCCTTCGTCGCCGGCCAGCGCCGCTACAGCACTTCGAAGCTTGCGAACATTTTCTACACCTACGAACTCGCCCGACGACTGCCCGCTGGCGTGACCGCGAACGCCTTCAACCCCGGCCTCGTCCCCGGCACCGGACTCCAACGCTCCGCACCGGCACCCGTACGCATCATCGCCAAACACATCCTTCCCCGGATGACGTGGCTCGTCCGACGGGTCATGACCCCGAACGTGCACACCGCCGAAGAGTCAGGGGCAGCCCTCGCCTCCCTCGCCATCGATCCATCTCTCAGCGACACCACCGGCGCCTACTTCGATGGACGCACCCCGATCAACTCCTCGGAGGAGTCCTACGACACCGCGAAATCAAACGACCTTTGGAATGTCAGCGAAGCGCTCGTGCAGCGTTGA
- a CDS encoding DHA2 family efflux MFS transporter permease subunit translates to MSVASPNESTLEAASPGPAVSTPAGPTDDRLAPGSAMIIGLLMVSTFVVLLNEMMLGVALPTLITALDITPTTGQWLTTGYLLTLAVLIPATGFVMRRFTTRAIFLGSMTLFLLGTVTAAIAPGFGVLFAGRIIQAIGTAVFVPLLITTTMRLVPASRRGRMMALVTAVPAIAPAVGPALSGLILSQLPWRWLFILMLPIIAATLVLAAVKLRNVTVPERVTLDVVSLLLSIIGFGGLVFGLAAIGESVSGHAPVAPSIPILVGLIGVGAFAYRQVRLQRHRDPFLDLRIFHTRAYVLPTIVMVFVAMNGFGVVLVLPLILTAVLGLDTLQMGLFLFPGGAMIAIVSALGGRIYDRVGPKPLAIPGSIVWAAAIWFLTTIDENTSVWLALGTYLVITGTQALMWAPMTTSALGALPADLYAHGTAAFSTVQQLAGAAGGAILISAFTIGADATETGALSAAQSIDAGQAAFTVAAILALGAVVGTLFVSRNPPAPDER, encoded by the coding sequence ATGTCGGTCGCTAGTCCGAACGAGTCCACCCTGGAAGCCGCTTCCCCCGGGCCGGCCGTCAGCACCCCTGCGGGGCCGACCGATGACCGGTTGGCCCCGGGGAGCGCGATGATCATCGGGCTGCTGATGGTCTCGACCTTCGTCGTCCTGCTGAACGAGATGATGCTCGGCGTCGCCCTGCCGACGCTGATCACCGCCCTGGACATCACTCCGACGACCGGTCAGTGGCTGACGACGGGGTACCTGCTGACCCTGGCTGTGCTCATTCCTGCCACCGGGTTCGTCATGCGCAGGTTCACCACCCGCGCCATCTTCCTGGGTTCGATGACGCTGTTCCTTCTCGGCACGGTCACCGCCGCGATTGCTCCTGGTTTCGGCGTGCTCTTCGCGGGCCGGATCATCCAGGCGATCGGCACTGCCGTGTTCGTCCCCTTGCTGATCACGACGACCATGCGCCTCGTGCCGGCCTCGCGGCGGGGCAGGATGATGGCCCTCGTCACGGCGGTCCCGGCGATCGCGCCGGCTGTAGGCCCGGCACTCTCCGGGCTGATCCTGTCCCAACTCCCCTGGCGGTGGCTGTTCATCCTCATGCTGCCGATCATCGCTGCGACACTGGTTCTCGCGGCCGTGAAGCTGCGGAACGTCACCGTACCGGAACGGGTGACCCTCGACGTGGTGTCCCTGCTGCTGTCCATCATCGGGTTCGGCGGACTGGTCTTCGGGCTGGCAGCCATCGGTGAGTCGGTCTCCGGCCACGCACCCGTCGCCCCCTCCATCCCCATCCTCGTCGGCCTGATCGGCGTGGGAGCGTTCGCCTACCGTCAGGTCCGGCTTCAGCGCCACCGGGACCCGTTCCTGGACCTGCGGATCTTCCACACGCGCGCCTACGTCCTGCCCACGATCGTGATGGTCTTCGTCGCGATGAACGGCTTCGGCGTCGTCCTCGTCCTCCCGCTCATCCTGACGGCGGTCCTCGGACTGGACACCCTGCAGATGGGCCTGTTCCTCTTCCCCGGCGGAGCGATGATCGCGATCGTCTCCGCACTCGGCGGACGCATCTACGACAGGGTCGGGCCCAAGCCCCTGGCGATCCCCGGTTCGATCGTCTGGGCGGCGGCCATCTGGTTCCTGACCACCATCGACGAGAACACCAGCGTCTGGCTGGCCCTGGGCACCTACCTGGTGATCACCGGGACGCAGGCATTGATGTGGGCTCCGATGACCACCTCGGCACTCGGTGCCCTGCCGGCGGACCTGTACGCACATGGCACCGCAGCGTTTTCCACCGTCCAGCAGCTCGCTGGAGCAGCGGGAGGCGCGATCCTCATCTCCGCCTTCACCATCGGAGCGGACGCCACCGAAACCGGCGCCCTCAGCGCCGCCCAGAGCATCGACGCCGGACAGGCCGCCTTCACCGTCGCCGCGATCCTCGCCCTCGGTGCAGTCGTCGGCACCCTGTTCGTCAGCAGGAACCCTCCCGCACCGGATGAACGCTAG
- a CDS encoding alpha/beta fold hydrolase: protein MATFVLIHGGGSTSWDWHLVAPLLEDSGHAVVAVDLPIEDDDAGLSDYSAAVSTAADGAKHPIVVGHSLGGFTAPLACEELQADGLVYLAGMIPLPGESFSQWWTNTGYDRESVEQNDDVAFYNDVPDHLAREARARTRDQRGAWMSLAWPAQSHPDVPTTAILCQDDRFFPAPFMRRHIIERLAIEPEEIPGGHYVTLSNPAGVASALDGFARDVSMRRRRR, encoded by the coding sequence ATGGCGACGTTCGTCCTGATTCATGGAGGCGGTTCGACGAGCTGGGACTGGCACCTGGTCGCACCGCTGCTGGAAGACTCGGGCCACGCTGTAGTGGCGGTCGACCTACCGATCGAGGACGACGACGCCGGACTCAGCGACTACAGCGCGGCGGTGAGCACTGCTGCCGACGGCGCGAAGCACCCCATCGTCGTCGGCCATTCGTTGGGGGGATTCACGGCGCCGCTTGCCTGCGAGGAACTACAAGCCGACGGCCTCGTGTACCTGGCAGGAATGATCCCGCTTCCCGGCGAGTCATTCAGCCAGTGGTGGACGAACACAGGCTACGACCGCGAAAGCGTCGAGCAGAACGACGATGTTGCCTTCTATAACGATGTTCCCGATCATCTCGCGCGCGAAGCCCGAGCACGGACCCGCGACCAACGAGGCGCGTGGATGTCGCTGGCCTGGCCTGCGCAGAGCCACCCCGATGTCCCCACCACCGCAATCCTCTGCCAGGACGACCGATTCTTCCCCGCGCCCTTCATGAGACGCCACATCATCGAGCGGCTCGCGATCGAGCCGGAGGAGATTCCTGGTGGGCACTACGTCACCTTGAGCAACCCGGCCGGCGTTGCTTCAGCGCTGGACGGATTCGCTCGAGACGTCAGCATGCGGCGAAGACGCCGATAA
- a CDS encoding putative glycolipid-binding domain-containing protein encodes MSSLFAWRGIDDPQRFDVASLSLEADSMRAHGTSITRSYASSWSLEVGRGWVTRSLAVQVHGGDWRRSLLLERDEHGRWHAAASTSGDADYPAPGLVNPSDVEDALDCDLALCPVTNTMPIRRLSLRDRAVPATALIMAWVDVPTLQVVRSDQTYAADPAASPGKVQFASDGGDFRSELTIDDDGIVIDYPQLARRARLPR; translated from the coding sequence ATGTCCTCGTTGTTCGCGTGGCGTGGAATTGATGACCCGCAGCGCTTCGATGTTGCTTCCTTATCGCTGGAAGCCGACAGCATGAGGGCGCACGGCACGTCCATCACGCGCTCCTATGCCAGCTCCTGGTCGCTCGAGGTCGGCCGGGGATGGGTCACGCGATCACTCGCGGTACAGGTCCACGGCGGCGATTGGAGGCGCTCACTCCTTCTGGAGCGCGACGAGCACGGTCGGTGGCATGCGGCGGCCAGCACGTCAGGTGACGCGGACTATCCGGCCCCCGGTCTCGTGAACCCCTCGGACGTCGAAGACGCGCTCGACTGTGACCTCGCCCTGTGCCCGGTCACGAACACCATGCCGATCAGGCGCCTCTCGCTCCGGGATCGTGCCGTTCCTGCAACAGCGCTGATCATGGCGTGGGTCGATGTGCCCACGCTGCAGGTCGTCCGCAGCGATCAGACCTACGCCGCTGATCCCGCCGCATCCCCTGGAAAGGTGCAGTTCGCCAGCGATGGTGGCGACTTCCGTTCCGAGTTGACGATTGATGACGATGGGATTGTGATCGACTACCCGCAGTTGGCGCGAAGAGCGCGGCTCCCGCGATAG
- a CDS encoding NADPH-dependent F420 reductase: protein MRIGILGAGSIGSTLARKLAAAGHDVKVANSRGPETIDSDVLATGATAVEASAVVHDVEVLITSIPLSAMPGIKPLVTGLPADVVVIDTSNYYPARDGQLQALDEGQVESVWVAEQIGRPVVKAWNAILSGTFEAKGVAAGDAGRLAIPVAADHATDQQTAMSLVEDTGFDAVDAGRLADSWRQQPGAPAYCTELTRDELPGALARADKDLLPGRRDQAMATIGSRFGSLTTDDVVTLNRTTYA from the coding sequence ATGAGAATCGGTATTCTCGGCGCAGGCTCGATCGGTTCGACGCTGGCACGCAAGCTCGCTGCCGCAGGGCACGACGTCAAGGTCGCCAACTCACGCGGACCGGAGACGATCGATTCCGACGTCCTCGCAACAGGCGCGACTGCAGTGGAAGCCTCAGCCGTCGTGCACGACGTCGAGGTCCTCATCACGTCGATCCCGCTCAGCGCCATGCCGGGAATCAAGCCCCTCGTCACAGGGCTTCCCGCGGACGTCGTCGTCATCGACACCTCGAACTACTACCCGGCCAGGGACGGGCAGCTACAGGCGCTCGACGAGGGACAGGTGGAGAGTGTCTGGGTCGCCGAGCAGATCGGCCGTCCCGTCGTGAAGGCGTGGAACGCGATCCTGTCCGGGACCTTCGAAGCCAAGGGGGTCGCGGCAGGAGACGCAGGCCGTCTCGCCATCCCGGTGGCAGCCGACCACGCGACAGATCAGCAGACGGCCATGAGTCTGGTGGAGGACACAGGGTTCGATGCCGTCGACGCCGGCCGTCTTGCTGATTCCTGGCGCCAGCAGCCCGGTGCACCTGCCTACTGCACCGAACTCACCCGTGACGAGCTTCCCGGTGCCCTGGCCCGTGCGGACAAGGACCTCCTGCCGGGTCGGCGTGATCAGGCCATGGCAACCATCGGTAGCAGATTCGGCTCTCTCACCACCGATGACGTCGTCACCCTCAACCGGACCACTTACGCCTAG
- a CDS encoding rhodanese-like domain-containing protein — protein MSTSLSAADFFAAKLAYETDPADLAAERASGAGPIVIDTRSAASWSQGRIPGAVHLPTAELEARITGVAPSLGTAIVVYCWGPGCNGSTRGALILASLGYTNVRELIGGFEYWSREGFATVSDEGRRRGSPDPLTAPVHAST, from the coding sequence ATGTCTACTTCCCTTTCCGCCGCGGACTTCTTCGCCGCGAAACTCGCCTACGAGACGGACCCTGCAGACCTCGCGGCTGAGCGTGCATCCGGGGCCGGTCCGATCGTGATCGATACCCGCTCGGCCGCCTCATGGAGTCAGGGCCGTATCCCGGGCGCCGTCCACCTCCCGACTGCAGAGCTCGAAGCACGGATCACCGGGGTCGCACCCTCCCTGGGAACTGCGATCGTCGTCTACTGCTGGGGGCCGGGATGCAACGGAAGCACCCGTGGCGCGTTGATCCTGGCGTCACTGGGCTATACGAATGTCCGCGAACTCATCGGAGGCTTCGAGTACTGGTCACGGGAGGGGTTCGCCACTGTGAGCGATGAGGGGCGTCGGCGTGGCTCACCGGATCCGCTGACAGCACCCGTTCACGCCTCGACATGA
- a CDS encoding helix-turn-helix transcriptional regulator — protein MIDRIGLADFLRRRREALTPADLGLPGGMRRRAPGLRRDEVASQAGISYDYYARLEQHRGANPSESVIAGLARGLRLNDDQRDHLFRLAGFSAPVSGPSRHISPGLLQMLDHLSDVPTLICTDLGDVLHQNALATVVLGDFTGGKDALLRHPNNLIRAWFIDQDTRSRFPVEDWAAHSAAHVRDLRATTSRRGGEPDVVAFVKELAVGSEEFRLLWEQHDVGGRRFAHKRIAHPEVGLIDLNCEVMLTPDHGLQVVAFFPVEATNAREKLDLLQVIGLQTLTANP, from the coding sequence ATGATCGATCGCATCGGCCTGGCCGACTTCCTTCGTCGGCGCCGCGAAGCCTTGACTCCTGCCGACCTCGGGTTGCCCGGGGGTATGCGCCGGCGGGCCCCGGGGCTTCGACGGGACGAGGTCGCATCGCAGGCCGGTATTTCCTACGACTACTACGCCCGCTTGGAGCAGCACCGCGGCGCAAACCCGTCGGAATCAGTGATCGCCGGCCTCGCCCGAGGATTGCGGCTCAATGACGACCAACGCGATCACCTATTCCGCCTCGCCGGCTTCTCAGCTCCTGTGTCGGGTCCATCGCGGCATATCAGCCCTGGCCTGCTGCAGATGCTTGACCACCTTTCGGACGTTCCGACCTTGATCTGTACCGACCTCGGCGACGTCCTGCACCAAAACGCTCTCGCCACCGTGGTGCTGGGCGATTTCACCGGCGGGAAGGACGCTCTCCTTCGTCATCCGAATAACCTTATTCGGGCGTGGTTCATCGACCAGGACACCCGGAGTCGGTTCCCGGTCGAGGACTGGGCGGCGCACTCCGCCGCGCACGTTCGCGACTTGCGTGCGACGACCTCCCGCCGTGGGGGTGAGCCCGATGTGGTTGCATTCGTGAAAGAACTGGCCGTAGGCAGTGAGGAGTTTCGGCTTTTGTGGGAACAGCACGATGTCGGTGGCCGGCGCTTTGCTCACAAACGGATCGCGCATCCCGAGGTCGGACTGATCGACCTGAACTGTGAAGTGATGCTCACCCCTGACCACGGACTGCAGGTCGTGGCGTTCTTTCCCGTCGAAGCTACCAATGCTCGTGAAAAACTCGACCTGCTGCAGGTCATCGGATTGCAGACCCTCACCGCCAACCCCTGA
- a CDS encoding YegP family protein, whose product MGGTFELFHDGRVSFRFRLKAAGGRVVAVSEQFPDKASAVEGIRMVRECAGTGLITDLCPQTPCEAVTEQNPRPAAGAA is encoded by the coding sequence ATGGGCGGAACATTCGAGCTTTTTCATGACGGAAGAGTCTCCTTCAGGTTCAGGTTGAAAGCGGCGGGCGGGAGGGTCGTCGCCGTATCCGAGCAGTTCCCCGATAAAGCATCAGCAGTCGAGGGTATTCGCATGGTCCGTGAGTGCGCTGGGACGGGGCTGATCACGGACCTCTGCCCACAAACGCCCTGTGAAGCAGTGACGGAGCAGAACCCCCGACCGGCCGCTGGGGCCGCGTAA
- a CDS encoding VOC family protein produces MTEFPRILHAVLDTTDVRGLAEFYRQLLGLQYRPGDEPTAEGMRDDADWLVLTDGQGNRKLAFQQVDHLKRTTWPLPDVPMQMHLDLTVADRETLEHHHSRALALGAELRLDRTDDPNEPLYVYADPAGHPFCIFVA; encoded by the coding sequence ATGACGGAATTCCCTCGGATCCTTCACGCTGTTCTCGACACGACTGATGTGCGAGGACTGGCGGAGTTCTACCGTCAGCTGCTCGGACTCCAGTACCGGCCGGGCGATGAGCCCACCGCTGAGGGCATGCGGGACGATGCCGACTGGTTGGTCCTCACTGATGGGCAGGGCAACCGCAAGCTCGCTTTCCAACAGGTCGATCACCTGAAGCGGACCACATGGCCGTTGCCCGACGTACCGATGCAGATGCACCTGGATCTGACCGTCGCTGACCGGGAAACGCTCGAGCATCACCATTCCAGGGCCCTGGCACTAGGGGCGGAGCTCCGCCTCGACCGTACGGACGATCCGAACGAGCCACTGTACGTCTACGCCGATCCGGCCGGTCATCCGTTCTGCATCTTCGTAGCCTGA
- a CDS encoding MerR family transcriptional regulator translates to MRIGELAKETGVPSRMLRYYEEQGLISPRRLENGYRTYDDYLVDRVRKIRGLVDSGIPTRIISDILPCLDQPQTIVVRNAEPGLRELLVTERDRMTEKIDFLIHNRDSITRYIEAIDRAATSPRETSRAG, encoded by the coding sequence ATGCGTATTGGTGAGCTGGCGAAGGAGACCGGGGTTCCGTCCCGGATGCTGCGCTATTACGAGGAGCAGGGGCTGATCTCACCCCGCCGTCTGGAGAACGGGTACCGGACGTATGACGACTATCTGGTCGATCGGGTGCGGAAGATCCGTGGGCTGGTCGATTCCGGCATACCGACGCGCATCATCTCGGACATCCTGCCGTGCCTTGACCAGCCCCAGACCATCGTCGTGAGGAACGCCGAGCCCGGGCTGCGGGAGCTCCTGGTGACGGAGCGGGACCGCATGACGGAGAAGATCGACTTCCTGATCCACAACCGGGACTCGATCACCCGGTACATTGAAGCCATCGACCGCGCCGCCACCTCTCCACGCGAGACGTCCAGGGCCGGCTAG
- a CDS encoding NtaA/DmoA family FMN-dependent monooxygenase (This protein belongs to a clade of FMN-dependent monooxygenases, within a broader family of flavin-dependent oxidoreductases, the luciferase-like monooxygenase (LMM) family, some of whose members use coenzyme F420 rather than FMN.), translating to MTKPQMILGMHLGNGYGSQSSAWRAPGVDPSNYASFDAQVRYAQAAERGKFAFLFLPDFPGLMADVDHEAPQITLDPMMTLAAIARATERIGLVATGSTTFGEPFNIARQFKALDVMSHGRAGWNAVTTSDPNAAANFGQGIAPRPQRYQRAHETIQIAQALWGSWQQDAWIKDQTTGRFAHPDKIQPINMQGEFVASRGPLPIPPSEQGQPVIFSAGGGANGLDLAGRYANGVIGATFTIDDARRQRQAYRDAARRAGRNPDEIKFFAGVMPAIGKTKRAALDRRVQLAELTAASRVPYLGSMLNLQLDQGQLDQPLTPAQLAAASPSPFDPRSPRALEVAREGWTIRDIIAHGVIDYHPTPVGEASVTADHLQEWFEAGACDGFWVSIDVNEDGIDTFVDDVVPLLQERGVYHHDYDGATLRDHLGAPAQYGLDTRLTDPTT from the coding sequence ATGACCAAGCCGCAGATGATCCTGGGTATGCACCTGGGCAACGGATACGGATCCCAGAGTTCGGCCTGGCGCGCCCCCGGCGTCGATCCTTCGAACTACGCGAGTTTCGATGCGCAGGTCCGGTACGCGCAGGCCGCTGAACGCGGGAAGTTCGCCTTCCTGTTCCTCCCGGACTTCCCCGGCCTGATGGCTGATGTCGACCACGAGGCACCACAGATCACCCTCGATCCGATGATGACCCTCGCGGCGATCGCCCGGGCCACAGAGCGCATCGGCCTCGTCGCCACCGGTTCCACGACCTTCGGTGAGCCCTTCAACATCGCCCGCCAGTTCAAGGCCCTGGATGTGATGAGCCACGGACGCGCCGGATGGAACGCGGTCACCACCAGCGACCCGAACGCTGCAGCGAACTTCGGCCAGGGCATCGCTCCCCGGCCGCAGCGCTACCAGCGCGCCCACGAGACCATCCAGATCGCCCAGGCTCTCTGGGGAAGTTGGCAGCAGGACGCATGGATCAAGGACCAGACGACCGGCCGCTTCGCCCACCCCGACAAGATCCAGCCCATCAACATGCAGGGCGAGTTCGTCGCCTCCCGCGGGCCGCTGCCCATCCCCCCGTCCGAGCAGGGCCAGCCCGTCATCTTCTCCGCTGGAGGAGGCGCCAACGGACTCGACCTGGCCGGGCGCTACGCCAACGGGGTCATCGGGGCCACGTTCACCATCGACGACGCCCGCAGGCAACGCCAGGCCTACCGCGACGCCGCCCGCCGGGCAGGACGGAACCCGGACGAGATCAAGTTCTTCGCCGGAGTCATGCCGGCCATCGGCAAGACCAAACGCGCTGCTTTGGACCGACGCGTGCAACTGGCCGAGCTCACAGCAGCATCGCGTGTGCCCTACCTCGGCTCGATGCTGAACCTCCAGCTCGACCAGGGCCAGCTCGACCAACCCCTCACACCCGCTCAGCTGGCTGCTGCGTCCCCGAGCCCGTTCGATCCCCGCTCCCCCCGGGCACTGGAGGTCGCACGCGAAGGATGGACCATCCGAGACATCATCGCCCACGGCGTCATCGACTACCACCCCACCCCGGTCGGTGAAGCGTCCGTCACCGCGGACCACCTGCAGGAATGGTTCGAAGCCGGCGCCTGCGACGGGTTCTGGGTCTCCATCGACGTCAACGAAGACGGCATCGACACCTTCGTCGACGACGTCGTCCCCCTCCTGCAGGAGCGCGGCGTCTACCACCACGACTACGACGGCGCCACACTCCGCGACCATCTCGGCGCCCCCGCGCAATACGGGCTGGATACACGCCTCACGGACCCAACGACATGA
- a CDS encoding SRPBCC family protein codes for MLDGSLETAHDAAMRSQHVSRVISASPDAVYEYASNVENLPEWAAGLAQSEVARNGDTLLVESPMGRVEVRFVERNRYGVLDHDVTLPSGTVVTNPVRVLPHPDGAEVVFTVRQIELDDEEFARDINLVEADLERLDRQIGQQS; via the coding sequence GTGCTTGATGGCAGCCTCGAGACGGCGCATGATGCCGCTATGAGGAGCCAACATGTAAGCCGAGTCATCAGCGCCTCCCCGGATGCCGTCTACGAGTACGCATCAAACGTCGAGAACCTTCCCGAATGGGCAGCGGGACTTGCGCAGAGTGAAGTAGCTAGAAATGGTGACACGCTGCTTGTGGAATCTCCGATGGGCCGCGTGGAGGTTCGCTTCGTCGAACGGAATCGCTACGGTGTGCTTGACCACGACGTGACGTTGCCGTCCGGAACGGTGGTCACAAATCCCGTCCGGGTGCTCCCGCATCCGGATGGAGCTGAAGTGGTCTTCACGGTTCGCCAGATCGAGCTCGACGACGAAGAATTCGCTCGAGACATCAACCTGGTCGAAGCCGATCTCGAACGACTCGATCGCCAGATCGGTCAGCAGTCCTAG
- a CDS encoding flavin reductase family protein translates to MTHASTSISTPTTGPSAEVSDSSTDTFDEPQFRDTAGHYASGITIITGHDSEGPTGFTCQSFYSVSVDPPLVSFSVMKTSTTYPRIRDTGAFAVNILSAGQGAISGQFARRGSDKWAGITWHPTRGGNPVLDGTLAWLDCTIHAEHDAGDHVIVIGRVTGLGTPHTEQPGPLLYFKSRYRTLLAPSSTSP, encoded by the coding sequence ATGACACACGCGAGTACATCAATCAGCACACCCACCACTGGACCCAGCGCAGAAGTTAGCGACAGCTCAACAGATACCTTCGACGAACCACAGTTCCGCGACACCGCCGGTCACTACGCCTCCGGAATCACCATCATCACCGGCCACGACTCCGAGGGCCCGACCGGCTTCACCTGCCAATCGTTCTACAGCGTCTCCGTCGATCCGCCACTCGTCTCCTTCAGTGTCATGAAGACCAGCACCACCTACCCCCGCATCCGCGATACCGGCGCCTTCGCCGTCAACATCCTCTCGGCAGGTCAGGGCGCTATCTCCGGCCAGTTCGCCCGCCGGGGCTCCGACAAATGGGCCGGCATCACCTGGCACCCGACCCGAGGGGGCAACCCCGTCCTCGACGGCACCCTGGCCTGGCTGGACTGCACGATCCATGCCGAACACGACGCCGGCGACCACGTCATCGTCATCGGGCGCGTCACCGGACTGGGAACACCTCACACCGAACAACCCGGCCCGCTCCTCTACTTCAAGAGCCGGTACAGGACTCTCCTGGCGCCATCGTCAACGTCACCGTGA
- a CDS encoding Lrp/AsnC family transcriptional regulator yields MPLKARIELDTTDHAIIRHLQQDGRTSVAQLARAINLSPSATGDRLRRLTDGGVITGYSITVDPEALGYAVTAFVRLAYPTGNYKPFHDLVDSMPEIIEAHHVTGADCFIIKVIARSMRDLERITGSLATLGGITTSVVYSSPIPSRHITPA; encoded by the coding sequence ATGCCACTGAAGGCACGGATAGAGCTGGATACCACCGATCACGCGATCATCCGTCATCTGCAGCAGGACGGACGGACAAGCGTCGCCCAACTCGCCCGAGCCATCAACCTCTCTCCGAGCGCCACCGGTGATCGCCTCCGACGCCTCACGGACGGTGGAGTCATCACCGGGTACTCGATCACGGTGGACCCCGAAGCCCTCGGATACGCGGTGACGGCGTTCGTGCGACTGGCCTACCCCACCGGCAACTACAAGCCGTTCCACGACCTCGTCGACTCGATGCCCGAGATCATCGAAGCCCACCACGTCACCGGAGCAGACTGCTTCATCATCAAAGTCATCGCTCGTTCCATGCGCGACCTCGAACGCATCACCGGTAGCCTTGCCACCCTCGGTGGAATCACCACAAGCGTGGTCTACTCCAGCCCCATCCCCTCACGACACATCACTCCCGCCTGA